In one Triticum urartu cultivar G1812 unplaced genomic scaffold, Tu2.1 TuUngrouped_contig_3404, whole genome shotgun sequence genomic region, the following are encoded:
- the LOC125527264 gene encoding germin-like protein 8-5, whose translation MASSSSILVLAALLALVSWQATASDPSPLQDFCVADMNSPVRVNGFVCKNPMEVNADDFFKAANLDKPRVTNKVGSNVTLINVMQIAGLNTLGISIARIDYAPLGQNPPHTHPRATEILTVLEGTLYVGFITSNLPAPNRNKFLSKVLNKGDVFVFPVGLIHFQFNPNPHKPAVAIAALSSQNPGAITIANAVFGSDPQISDDVLAKAFQVEKNTIDWLQAQFWENNHN comes from the exons ATGGCATCCTCCTCTTCCATCCTTGTCCTCGCTGCTCTTCTTGCGTTGGTCTCATGGCAGGCCACTGCCTCCGATCCTAGCCCCCTCCAGGACTTTTGTGTTGCCGACATGAATTCACCAG TTCGTGTCAATGGGTTTGTTTGCAAGAACCCGATGGAAGTTAACGCAGATGACTTCTTCAAGGCAGCCAACCTCGACAAGCCTAGGGTGACCAACAAAGTTGGATCCAACGTCACTTTGATCAACGTCATGCAGATTGCTGGACTCAACACCCTTGGCATCTCAATTGCACGCATCGACTATGCTCCTTTGGGTCAGAACCCACCACATACACACCCTCGCGCCACTGAGATCCTCACGGTGCTCGAGGGGACACTGTACGTTGGCTTTATCACATCCAACCTGCCCGCCCCAAACAGAAACAAGTTCCTCTCCAAGGTGCTCAACAAAGGCGATGTGTTTGTCTTCCCCGTCGGACTCATCCACTTCCAATTCAACCCCAACCCCCACAAGCCCGCCGTTGCAATTGCCGCGCTTAGCAGCCAGAACCCAGGGGCTATCACAATTGCTAATGCGGTGTTTGGGTCAGACCCACAAATATCCGATGATGTTCTTGCCAAGGCGTTTCAGGTGGAAAAGAATACAATAGACTGGCTCCAGGCTCAGTTCTGGGAGAACAACCACAACTAA